The segment CCGCCGGGAATCCAGACCATGTTCAGGAATGGCTCTTCGACCTGTGTAGATTGAGCCTGACGTTCCACAACTCGACTCGTCATTTTGCTCCGAATCCTTACTTCTCGAAGGCGAACACCCGGTTCCAATCCTTCTTCATATCGACAACCGTCCACCCAGAATCGGCTGCGGCGTCGAGACCCTTGTCCAGACGGCCGATGCTTGACTGCCGGTCGTAGGCCCATTCCCGATCCGCGTCGGTGTGGTGGACGTAAAGGCAGAAGTGCGGGCCGGGTCCCGAGCAGGTCCACTGCAGCATCTGCAGATCGCCGTCGGAGTTGCCGAACGCCGCGATCGGTCGGCGACCGATATGCTGGTGGATGCCGACAGGCTTGCCGGCCTTGTCGTCGATGAAGTTGATTTCGGGCGACTTCATGAGCAGTGGCACCCCGTCGCGCATCTCGAAACTGGTCTTGCCACTGCTGCCAACGATCTGCTCGGGGGGAATGCCGTAAACGTCTTCGCTGAAGACGCGCATGAAATCGATCCCGCCGCCGGACACGATGAAAGTCTTGAAGCCGTTAGCCCGCAGATAGCTCAGCAACTCCAGCATCGGCTGGTAGGCCATCTCGGTGTAGAGCCGGCCGGTCTTCGGATGCTTGGCGCTGGCAATCCAGTCGCTGACGATCTGGTCGAATTCGTCGGTTGTCATGCCGGAATGCGTGGCCATGACGATCTGCATGATGGCCGGCTCGCCGCCAGCGAGTGCAGCTTTCACATTGCCTTTGAGCAATGATGCGAACGGCTCCTTGTCCTTCCACTCCGGATGTTGCGGGGCGAGCGCTTTGATCCGATCGAGCGCGAACAGAAGCTGAAAATACATAGGCTGTTCACCCCACAGGGTCCCGTCATTGTCGAACACCGCGATGCGTTCGGGGACAGGCACGAAATCCGCCGACCCTTCCTCGGTCACGCTTTCGACGAACCGCACGATGGATTGCTTCGCCTCGCCTTCGTTCCATGACGCGAGTACTTCCGCGCCTTGCGCGGAAGGCGCAATCGCCATCAACAGAAAAAGGGGCAGCAAATAGCGACTGGCGACGCGAGCGAGAACGGTCATGGCTTGACGCCTTTGCTTTCTGAAAATTGAGCGGGACGGCGTTCGAACAGCAGCGTCCAAAGCCTGCCTTCCCCAAGCGCAACATTGACTTCCCTGGACGCCAGATAGGGGATCAATATCAGCAGCATGATCAGGCTTGTCGCGAGCGTCTGCGGCAGCTTGTCTCCTCCGAATTCAGCGAGCGAAGCGGCGCTCGTTCGTCCGTGAACCAGTCCGACGATGACTTCCTCAACGACCGAGAGGACGAGAAGCAGGATCAGGTATAGCAGGGCCTTGTAGGCTATGACGTAGACAATCCTGTTTCGACGCCGGTCGCCCAGTCGGATCATCTGCCCGAGCATTATGAATTTCGCCAGGATCAGTGCCTTGATGGCCGCCAGCCCTGATGGCAGATAGCTGATGCCCTCCTCGCCAAGGATCGCTGCCTTGTAGAGAATGAGCGCACCAAAGCAGACGAATAGATACAAGGACAGGAGCGCGTACTCGCGCAGCTCGTTCTTTGCCCTCTGAGCAATTGTCTCGGTCGAAGGATTGTTGTTCGCGACTGCCATTGACCTGCTTCCGAGTTGGCTTGGAGGCCGCGCCTGCCGGCAGTGCGAGCGCGGCCTATTCAGAGCGAAGACTCAGTTTCTGCCACCCTCTTGCAGTTTTGCCAGGACCTGGTCGAGCGCGAAGCTGCCGGGCCTCTGCCGCGGCGGGAACTCGACATAGGTCTGCAGGTGTTTGGCGACATAAGCCTGTGCCGGCACGAGCGCGAAGGCGTGCTCGACACGCCATCTGGCGTATTCCCCGGCGTCCGTCTGCGCCCGTTCGAACGGGTCACCCTTGATGTCGAAGAGCTTCGGGAACCGCAGCGGAATCAGCGGGTTCTCCCACACGGCAAGCCCCTCCTCGCGCTGCTCGAGGAACACCATCTTCCAGCGTTCGTAACGCAAGCCGGCGAGGTTGCCGTCATCGGTCCAGTAGAAGTATTCGTGGCGCTTGCCTTCGCCTTCGCCG is part of the Mesorhizobium sp. L-2-11 genome and harbors:
- a CDS encoding HAD family hydrolase, which produces MTVLARVASRYLLPLFLLMAIAPSAQGAEVLASWNEGEAKQSIVRFVESVTEEGSADFVPVPERIAVFDNDGTLWGEQPMYFQLLFALDRIKALAPQHPEWKDKEPFASLLKGNVKAALAGGEPAIMQIVMATHSGMTTDEFDQIVSDWIASAKHPKTGRLYTEMAYQPMLELLSYLRANGFKTFIVSGGGIDFMRVFSEDVYGIPPEQIVGSSGKTSFEMRDGVPLLMKSPEINFIDDKAGKPVGIHQHIGRRPIAAFGNSDGDLQMLQWTCSGPGPHFCLYVHHTDADREWAYDRQSSIGRLDKGLDAAADSGWTVVDMKKDWNRVFAFEK